The Streptomyces sp. NBC_01255 genome window below encodes:
- a CDS encoding transglycosylase domain-containing protein has product MGRPDKSKAKKRGIRRFFSWKKLLGTFFVFCLLAMGALYIVYIMVPVPTANAEATMQSNIYKYANGKILARTGEINREIVGLEKIPAPVQKAFVAAENKSFYRDNGVDIKGTTRAAWSTLTGQGKQGGSTITQQYVKNFYLSQDQTATRKLKEMVIAIKVDQETSKSDILAGYMNTSYYGRSSYGIQAAARSYYGVDATELTTAQGAYLASLLQAPNQYDWTTASTTGRKLVEERWNYVLDNMVGEGWLSSTERAGMKFPVPQKAKPAPGMEGQTGYIVEAANQELMRQGVSEEDIKAGGWTITLNIDEKKQKDLVKAVDRQLEAKLDRKGDKKDATVQAGATSVDPKTGAVVAMYGGVGATEHWTSNATRRDYQPASTFKPIVLASAIENGSETQDGRKIGLGTIYDGTSGREVVGSTIPFSPENEDDRNHGPVTVQTATNKSINSAFAQMIVDVGEAETKKTALALGMKDGQDFGLSPAMSLGTMGASTMDMAGVYATLDNHGKKVTPTLVKAASHKDRKVEAVDAIGSQAITREAADTVTKAMQGVVQSGSGFRAAGDYDAAGKTGTSENNRSAWFVGYTPELVTAVGLFGEDTKGNQVTLTNTINEGRANGGRTPAQIWGDYTTSALDGGSDARFDLETESTGSYEPDPEATRTTDAPEEPTGEPTTRSPDPTPPPTSTTTTPPEPTRDPVTTPPEPTRDPTPPTQDPTTLPPPPTTEPPTTDPTTIQPPNPDPEEGQTGDTNTGGPDRGQ; this is encoded by the coding sequence ATGGGCCGACCGGACAAGAGCAAGGCGAAGAAACGCGGCATACGCCGCTTCTTCTCCTGGAAGAAGCTCCTGGGCACCTTCTTCGTGTTCTGCCTGCTCGCCATGGGCGCCCTGTACATCGTCTACATCATGGTCCCCGTGCCGACGGCCAACGCCGAGGCGACCATGCAGAGCAACATCTACAAGTACGCCAACGGCAAGATCCTCGCCCGCACCGGCGAGATCAACCGCGAGATCGTCGGCCTGGAGAAGATCCCCGCGCCGGTCCAGAAGGCCTTCGTCGCCGCCGAGAACAAGAGCTTCTACCGGGACAACGGCGTCGACATCAAGGGCACCACGCGCGCCGCCTGGTCGACGCTCACCGGCCAGGGCAAGCAGGGTGGTTCGACCATCACCCAGCAGTACGTGAAGAACTTCTACCTGAGCCAGGACCAGACGGCGACGCGCAAGCTCAAGGAAATGGTCATCGCCATCAAGGTGGACCAGGAGACGAGCAAGAGCGACATCCTCGCCGGGTACATGAACACGAGCTACTACGGCCGCTCCTCCTACGGCATCCAGGCCGCCGCCCGCTCGTACTACGGCGTCGACGCCACCGAGCTCACCACCGCCCAGGGCGCCTACCTCGCCTCGCTGCTCCAGGCGCCCAACCAGTACGACTGGACCACCGCGAGCACCACCGGCCGCAAGCTCGTCGAGGAGCGCTGGAACTACGTCCTCGACAACATGGTCGGCGAGGGCTGGCTCTCGTCGACCGAGCGCGCCGGCATGAAGTTCCCCGTGCCGCAGAAGGCCAAGCCCGCCCCCGGCATGGAGGGCCAGACCGGATACATCGTCGAGGCCGCCAACCAGGAGCTGATGCGCCAGGGCGTCAGCGAGGAGGACATCAAGGCCGGCGGCTGGACGATCACCCTCAACATCGACGAGAAGAAGCAGAAGGACCTCGTCAAGGCCGTCGACCGGCAGCTGGAGGCCAAGCTCGACCGCAAGGGCGACAAGAAGGACGCCACCGTCCAGGCCGGCGCCACCTCCGTCGACCCGAAGACCGGCGCGGTCGTCGCCATGTACGGCGGCGTCGGCGCCACCGAGCACTGGACGTCCAACGCGACCCGCCGCGACTACCAGCCCGCCTCGACCTTCAAGCCGATCGTCCTCGCCTCCGCCATCGAGAACGGGTCGGAGACCCAGGACGGGCGGAAAATAGGTCTCGGCACGATCTACGACGGCACCAGCGGGCGCGAGGTCGTCGGCAGCACCATCCCCTTCTCGCCGGAGAACGAGGACGACCGCAACCACGGCCCCGTCACCGTCCAGACGGCCACCAACAAGTCCATCAACTCGGCCTTCGCCCAGATGATCGTCGACGTCGGCGAGGCCGAGACCAAGAAGACCGCCCTCGCCCTCGGTATGAAGGACGGCCAGGACTTCGGTCTCAGCCCCGCCATGTCCCTCGGCACCATGGGCGCCTCGACCATGGACATGGCCGGTGTGTACGCCACGCTCGACAACCACGGCAAGAAGGTCACCCCGACCCTGGTGAAGGCCGCCTCGCACAAGGACCGGAAGGTCGAGGCCGTGGACGCGATCGGCAGCCAGGCCATCACCCGCGAGGCCGCCGACACCGTCACCAAGGCCATGCAGGGCGTCGTGCAGAGCGGCTCCGGCTTCCGCGCCGCCGGTGACTACGACGCCGCCGGCAAGACCGGCACCTCCGAGAACAATCGTTCCGCCTGGTTCGTGGGCTACACCCCCGAACTCGTCACCGCCGTCGGCCTCTTCGGCGAGGACACCAAGGGCAACCAGGTCACCCTCACCAACACCATCAACGAGGGCCGCGCAAACGGTGGCCGCACCCCCGCCCAGATCTGGGGCGACTACACCACCAGCGCCCTCGACGGCGGCTCCGACGCCCGCTTCGACCTGGAGACCGAGAGCACGGGCTCGTACGAGCCGGACCCGGAGGCCACCCGGACCACCGATGCTCCGGAGGAGCCGACCGGGGAGCCGACCACCAGGTCCCCGGACCCGACGCCCCCGCCGACCTCGACGACCACCACGCCGCCGGAGCCCACCCGGGACCCCGTCACCACGCCGCCGGAGCCGACCCGCGACCCGACGCCTCCGACCCAGGATCCGACCACGCTGCCGCCGCCGCCGACGACCGAGCCGCCGACGACCGACCCGACGACGATCCAGCCGCCGAACCCGGACCCGGAGGAGGGGCAGACCGGTGACACCAACACCGGGGGCCCTGATCGGGGGCAGTGA
- a CDS encoding PadR family transcriptional regulator, whose protein sequence is MSIGHALLGLLESGPRHGYDLKRAFDERFGHDRPLHYGQVYSTMSRLLKNGLVVVDGIEAGGGPERKRYAITEAGITDVAAWLATPEKPEPYLQSTLYTKVVLALLTGRGAADLLDTQRSEHLRLMRELTRRKKDGDLADQLICDHALFHLEADLRWLELTAARLDRLAEEVRR, encoded by the coding sequence ATGTCCATCGGTCACGCCCTTCTGGGGCTCCTGGAATCCGGACCGCGCCACGGCTACGACCTCAAGCGCGCCTTCGACGAGCGGTTCGGTCACGACCGGCCCCTGCACTACGGCCAGGTCTACTCGACCATGTCCAGGCTCCTGAAGAACGGCCTGGTCGTCGTCGACGGCATCGAGGCGGGCGGCGGGCCCGAGCGGAAGCGGTACGCGATCACCGAAGCCGGCATCACCGATGTCGCCGCGTGGCTCGCCACCCCCGAGAAGCCCGAGCCGTACCTCCAGTCCACGCTCTACACCAAGGTCGTCCTGGCGCTGCTCACCGGCCGCGGGGCGGCCGACCTCCTCGACACCCAGCGCTCCGAGCACCTGCGGCTGATGCGCGAGCTCACCCGGCGCAAGAAGGACGGCGACCTCGCCGACCAGCTCATCTGCGACCACGCCCTCTTCCATCTGGAAGCGGATCTGCGCTGGCTGGAACTGACCGCCGCCCGCCTCGACCGGCTCGCCGAGGAGGTCCGCCGATGA